One Candidatus Binatus sp. genomic region harbors:
- a CDS encoding ketopantoate reductase family protein produces the protein MKILVMGAGAVGSYFGARLQAAGEDVVLCARGQHLEAIRERGLDIASPRGDLKIPVTATAKPAECAPYDLIIFSVKGYDTDAAAELIQGCIKPGGAILTIQNGVENEARLAAIFGADAVMGGNARVGVEMVAPGKIVHFSTGHIDFGELDGRESDRALKIADAFRRAGILGQLSADLKTLRWDKLIWNGSLNTIATLTRRRVCELLDDPESMRLLRTLMTEIAAVGRAEGAKLGDDRVEAYIAHSQKNLRALKTSTQQDLEHGKPLEYDELSGAVVRAARRHRIDVPANETIYALLRLLDGASRSIS, from the coding sequence ATGAAAATACTGGTGATGGGCGCCGGCGCGGTCGGCTCGTACTTCGGCGCGCGCCTGCAAGCCGCGGGCGAAGACGTGGTGCTATGCGCGCGGGGCCAGCATCTCGAGGCGATTCGCGAGCGAGGCCTCGACATCGCGAGTCCTCGCGGCGATCTTAAAATTCCCGTCACCGCGACCGCCAAGCCCGCGGAGTGCGCGCCGTACGATCTGATTATTTTCAGCGTGAAGGGTTATGACACTGACGCAGCGGCTGAATTGATCCAGGGATGCATCAAGCCGGGCGGCGCGATTCTCACGATCCAGAACGGCGTCGAAAATGAAGCGCGCCTCGCCGCGATTTTCGGCGCCGACGCCGTGATGGGTGGTAACGCGCGCGTCGGCGTCGAGATGGTTGCGCCCGGCAAAATCGTTCACTTCAGCACGGGCCATATCGATTTCGGCGAACTCGACGGCCGCGAGAGCGATCGCGCGCTTAAAATCGCCGACGCGTTTCGGCGCGCCGGCATCCTCGGCCAGCTATCTGCCGATCTCAAGACGCTGCGCTGGGACAAGTTGATTTGGAACGGCTCGCTGAATACAATCGCGACGCTGACGCGGCGGCGGGTCTGCGAACTGCTCGACGATCCTGAAAGTATGCGGCTGCTGCGCACGCTGATGACGGAAATCGCCGCCGTCGGACGCGCCGAGGGCGCAAAGCTCGGCGATGATCGCGTCGAGGCTTACATCGCGCATTCGCAGAAAAATCTGCGCGCGCTCAAAACCTCGACCCAGCAGGACCTCGAGCACGGCAAGCCGCTCGAATACGACGAGCTGAGCGGCGCCGTAGTGCGAGCGGCGCGCCGGCATCGAATCGATGTGCCGGCCAACGAGACTATTTACGCCCTGCTGCGATTGCTCGACGGCGCGTCGCGCTCGATTTCCTAG
- a CDS encoding glutathione binding-like protein, with protein MIDVYFWPTPNGYKVTWMLEEVGLKYNVIPVNIGAGDQFKPEFLKISPNNRMPALTDSDGPDGKPISIFESGAILIYLAEKTGQLMPTDPRGKYEVLQWLMFQMASVGPMLGQAHHFRRYAPEKIEYAINRYTNEAKRIYGVIDKRLGEAKYIAGDYSIADIAIYPWLVPHSMQGQELEDFPNLKKWYDELRARPATQRGFAVMGAEVEKMRAAAQQPQQDKKSWDILFGAKQFEKR; from the coding sequence ATGATCGACGTATATTTCTGGCCCACGCCGAACGGCTACAAAGTGACCTGGATGCTCGAGGAAGTCGGGCTCAAGTACAACGTGATTCCGGTCAATATCGGCGCCGGTGATCAGTTCAAGCCCGAATTTTTGAAAATCAGTCCGAACAACCGGATGCCCGCGCTCACCGATTCCGATGGCCCCGATGGCAAGCCGATTTCGATTTTCGAATCCGGCGCGATCCTGATCTATCTCGCGGAAAAAACCGGCCAACTGATGCCGACTGACCCGCGCGGCAAGTATGAAGTGTTGCAGTGGCTGATGTTCCAGATGGCGAGCGTCGGTCCGATGCTCGGCCAGGCGCATCATTTTCGCCGTTACGCGCCAGAAAAAATCGAATACGCGATCAATCGTTACACTAACGAAGCCAAACGCATCTATGGAGTGATCGATAAACGACTCGGCGAGGCGAAATATATTGCGGGCGACTACTCGATCGCGGATATCGCGATCTATCCGTGGCTGGTGCCGCACAGCATGCAGGGGCAGGAACTCGAGGACTTTCCCAATCTGAAGAAATGGTACGACGAACTTCGCGCGCGACCGGCGACGCAGCGCGGCTTTGCCGTGATGGGCGCGGAAGTCGAGAAGATGCGCGCGGCGGCGCAGCAGCCGCAGCAGGACAAGAAAAGCTGGGACATCCTGTTCGGCGCCAAGCAGTTCGAGAAGCGTTAG
- the prfB gene encoding peptide chain release factor 2 (programmed frameshift), with product MLSDMKQQLAEFDDRADKLGRRLDVPALTTRQTQLVEQSAKQDFWDDREKAQASLKEQEQLRAQLTGYKMLRDKLDEARVFLQMAEEEGADDSEAARETASALDASRIELERQELRLMLSGEHDRLGAIVSIHPGAGGMEAQDWAEMLLRLYLRWAERRGFSTEIADLQPGDGAGIKSATVTVEGDFAYGYLKAEAGIHRLVRISPFDANARRHTSFASVFVFPAVDDTIEIIINPADLRIDTFRASGAGGQHVNKTDSAVRFTHLPSGIVVTCQNERSQHKNRAMAMKILRARLFELEQRKKKEELEKFSKDKKDIAWGSQIRSYVLQPYRMVKDHRTGVEIGNTDAVLDGAIDDFIEAYLMGVRKGDADTMPT from the exons ATGCTCAGCGACATGAAGCAGCAGCTTGCCGAGTTCGATGATCGCGCCGATAAGCTCGGGAGGCGTCTT GACGTCCCCGCACTGACCACCCGCCAGACCCAGCTCGTCGAACAATCCGCCAAACAGGATTTCTGGGACGACCGCGAAAAAGCGCAGGCGTCGCTGAAAGAGCAGGAACAACTGCGCGCGCAGCTCACGGGCTACAAGATGCTGCGCGACAAGCTCGACGAGGCGCGGGTGTTTCTCCAGATGGCGGAGGAAGAGGGCGCCGACGACTCCGAAGCCGCGCGCGAAACCGCGTCGGCGCTCGACGCGTCGCGCATCGAGCTCGAGCGTCAGGAACTACGCCTGATGCTGAGCGGCGAGCACGATCGGCTCGGCGCGATCGTATCGATCCATCCCGGCGCCGGCGGCATGGAGGCGCAGGATTGGGCCGAGATGCTGCTGCGGCTCTACCTGCGATGGGCCGAGCGCCGCGGCTTCAGCACCGAAATCGCGGACCTGCAACCCGGCGACGGCGCGGGAATCAAGAGTGCGACTGTGACGGTGGAAGGAGATTTCGCGTACGGCTATCTCAAGGCCGAGGCCGGGATTCATCGGCTGGTGCGAATCTCGCCCTTCGACGCCAACGCGCGGCGGCATACGTCGTTTGCGTCGGTGTTCGTTTTTCCAGCGGTGGACGACACGATCGAAATCATCATCAATCCGGCTGATTTGCGGATCGATACGTTTCGCGCGTCGGGGGCGGGTGGACAACACGTTAACAAGACTGACTCGGCGGTGCGCTTCACGCACCTCCCGAGCGGCATCGTGGTGACGTGCCAGAACGAGCGCTCGCAGCATAAGAATCGCGCGATGGCGATGAAGATTTTGCGCGCACGTTTGTTCGAGCTTGAGCAGCGCAAGAAAAAGGAAGAACTCGAGAAGTTCAGCAAGGACAAGAAAGACATCGCGTGGGGCAGCCAGATTCGATCGTACGTGCTGCAGCCGTATCGGATGGTGAAGGACCATCGCACCGGCGTCGAGATCGGCAACACGGATGCGGTGCTGGACGGCGCGATCGATGATTTTATCGAGGCGTACCTGATGGGCGTGCGCAAAGGTGACGCCGATACGATGCCGACTTAA
- the tcmP gene encoding three-Cys-motif partner protein TcmP, with translation MGNLSEEDLYIGREQTLVKHLILRKYLERFAHKVGSKWACITYIDCFAGPWNVQSSKLSDSSFSIALEELRKARATQLKRGHVLRLRCFFLERDPGAYEQLQKFTASISDIDVKTLNGELEGAVGEILSFVRDGGSGSFPFVFIDPTGWTGFAMNTIEPILKLHPVEVLINFMTGHIRRFLDSPQKDTQDSFTALFGSETYRKGLEGLTGVDRDEEAVRLYSENVKRVGGFDFVSSAIVLHPEINRTHFHLICATRHPEGMAVFKESEKMAMQAMESARAAARQRRRIDRSANRELFSAGVMNDSDYYDSLRQRFIEIGLAKVEAELAEKGRVPHDILWQITTSVPMVWESDLKDWIRDWISAGKVRLQGLVGRQRVPQRGKNVLVILQKPIPK, from the coding sequence GTGGGGAATTTGAGCGAGGAAGATCTATACATTGGTCGGGAACAAACCCTTGTAAAGCATCTCATTCTTCGAAAGTACCTTGAGCGCTTTGCTCACAAGGTTGGGTCTAAGTGGGCTTGCATAACCTACATAGACTGTTTCGCCGGCCCTTGGAATGTGCAATCGAGCAAGCTAAGCGATAGCTCCTTCTCAATCGCTTTGGAAGAATTGAGAAAGGCTCGAGCAACGCAACTGAAGCGCGGACACGTGTTACGATTGCGTTGCTTCTTCCTCGAAAGAGATCCAGGAGCGTACGAACAACTCCAGAAATTTACCGCAAGCATTTCGGATATCGACGTCAAAACGCTGAACGGAGAACTCGAGGGAGCCGTCGGGGAGATTCTCAGCTTCGTGAGGGATGGCGGGTCAGGATCCTTTCCGTTTGTATTTATCGATCCGACAGGCTGGACGGGCTTCGCAATGAACACGATCGAACCGATCTTGAAGCTTCATCCAGTTGAAGTTTTGATTAACTTCATGACCGGTCACATACGCCGTTTTTTGGATTCTCCTCAAAAAGATACACAGGACAGCTTCACAGCGCTGTTTGGTTCAGAAACCTACCGGAAGGGGTTGGAAGGTTTGACCGGCGTGGATCGCGATGAGGAGGCGGTCAGACTCTATTCCGAGAACGTAAAGCGCGTTGGCGGTTTCGATTTTGTTAGTAGCGCTATTGTATTGCATCCCGAGATCAATCGAACCCATTTCCATTTGATCTGCGCAACGCGCCACCCGGAGGGTATGGCAGTCTTCAAGGAATCGGAAAAGATGGCCATGCAGGCAATGGAATCAGCTCGAGCTGCGGCGCGTCAGCGCAGGCGAATCGATCGCAGTGCAAATAGGGAACTGTTTTCCGCCGGTGTTATGAACGATTCGGATTATTACGATTCGTTGCGGCAACGATTTATCGAGATCGGACTGGCAAAAGTCGAAGCTGAGCTGGCTGAGAAAGGCCGCGTTCCGCACGACATTCTTTGGCAAATAACAACATCGGTACCGATGGTCTGGGAAAGTGACCTCAAAGACTGGATTCGTGATTGGATAAGCGCCGGAAAGGTGCGGTTGCAGGGGCTTGTTGGAAGACAACGCGTGCCGCAACGAGGGAAAAACGTGCTCGTCATTTTGCAAAAGCCAATCCCGAAGTAA
- a CDS encoding DUF5131 family protein codes for MSVKSTIEWTDATWNPIRGCVKVSPGCKNCYAERFAQRFRGVRGHPFEQGFDLRLVPEKLREPLRWLTPRMIFVNSMSDLFQEGVPISYIGDVGRVMEEANWHVYQVLTKRHTRMKELISGPLAWLGELPNVWFGVSVEDRKYGLPRIKALLETPACVRFLSVEPLLEDLGTLDLSGIDWVIVGGESGPKARPMEEKWVLSLLGQCRQFGVPFFFKQWGGVRKHETGRRLRGKTYGEFPTTHKWKNPN; via the coding sequence ATGAGCGTCAAGAGTACCATCGAATGGACGGATGCTACCTGGAATCCGATTAGAGGGTGCGTGAAAGTAAGTCCAGGATGCAAGAACTGCTACGCCGAGCGATTTGCCCAGCGGTTCCGCGGGGTGAGGGGACATCCCTTCGAACAGGGCTTTGATCTGCGACTTGTACCAGAAAAGTTGCGCGAGCCTTTGAGGTGGCTAACTCCGCGTATGATATTTGTAAACTCGATGAGTGATCTCTTCCAAGAAGGCGTGCCGATTAGCTACATAGGGGATGTCGGCCGCGTCATGGAAGAGGCGAATTGGCATGTCTACCAAGTTCTTACGAAGCGCCACACGAGAATGAAGGAGCTCATTTCAGGGCCACTCGCTTGGTTGGGAGAGTTACCAAATGTTTGGTTCGGAGTGAGCGTTGAAGATCGAAAATACGGCTTGCCTCGGATTAAGGCTCTATTGGAGACTCCTGCTTGCGTCAGATTTCTTTCGGTAGAGCCTCTGCTGGAAGATCTCGGCACGCTCGACCTTAGCGGAATCGACTGGGTGATTGTCGGTGGCGAGAGCGGACCGAAGGCAAGGCCTATGGAAGAGAAGTGGGTTCTATCTCTTTTAGGTCAATGTCGACAGTTCGGTGTTCCATTCTTTTTCAAGCAATGGGGCGGCGTGCGAAAGCATGAGACTGGACGCCGGCTGCGTGGAAAGACTTATGGGGAGTTTCCCACGACGCACAAGTGGAAGAACCCAAATTAG
- a CDS encoding type II toxin-antitoxin system PemK/MazF family toxin, with amino-acid sequence MARNYVPGAGDLVWTDFDPTRGREQAGRRPALVVSSALFAENTGLAFVCPITSRVRPFPTSVVLPPGLPISGEILTSHICSIDTMARPIRYAGAKVPQAIAQLVRAKLEAFITI; translated from the coding sequence ATGGCGCGAAACTACGTGCCGGGCGCCGGCGATCTGGTTTGGACCGATTTCGATCCGACTCGAGGCAGGGAGCAGGCCGGCAGGCGGCCCGCGCTGGTCGTCTCGTCAGCATTGTTCGCCGAAAACACGGGATTGGCGTTTGTTTGCCCGATCACGTCTCGTGTTCGGCCATTTCCCACCAGCGTCGTTCTACCACCCGGGTTACCGATTTCGGGTGAGATCCTTACCAGTCACATCTGCAGCATCGATACGATGGCGCGACCAATCCGATATGCCGGTGCGAAGGTCCCGCAGGCAATCGCGCAACTCGTGCGCGCCAAACTGGAAGCATTCATCACGATCTAA
- a CDS encoding AbrB/MazE/SpoVT family DNA-binding domain-containing protein — MSRATVGKWGKSLAVRLPAEVARSAGLSGGERVEVETQDGNIVVRRAAPSFTLEGLFRGKSPKQWRAAYSSAFEWGADRGREVVEE, encoded by the coding sequence ATGTCACGTGCAACAGTTGGAAAATGGGGCAAGAGCCTCGCAGTCAGGCTTCCCGCAGAGGTCGCAAGGAGCGCCGGGCTCAGCGGCGGTGAACGCGTCGAGGTTGAGACCCAGGACGGCAATATCGTTGTCCGTCGCGCTGCGCCGTCTTTCACATTGGAAGGGCTTTTCAGGGGGAAGAGTCCTAAGCAGTGGCGGGCGGCTTATTCCTCTGCATTCGAGTGGGGGGCCGATCGCGGGCGCGAGGTCGTCGAGGAGTAA
- a CDS encoding tail fiber domain-containing protein: MKNSSLRFVATLIVVLAAAISSPAVVLAQSNTKLGSGALASVTTGTNNTALGFNALNADTTGGGNTACGASALKGNVGGNNNTATGESALSSNTSGGANTAIGRRALAANTTGGGNSATGLNSLRTNTTGSDNTATGLDALQFNTSGASNTGTGSQALRFNTTGIFNTADGASALILNTTGVSNTATGAFALFNNTTGGNNAADGASALRSNTTGNLNTASGDSALTSNTIGVSNTAGGSSALFNNTSGNNNTATGAKALFSNTTAVQNTADGAQALLKNTTGSFNTAVGLQALFNNTTGQTNAALGFQAGFNLTTGKNNIHIASLGLSTDTGTIRIGLQGTQTQTFIAGIAGTAVTGSDVVVNGSGKLGVVISSARYKRDINDKGDSTEGLMKLHPVTFRYKDDPQAIKQYGLVAEEVYRVYPELVVHDDDGKVQSVRYSMLTSMLLNELQKETRKNKEQAAQIEQLRRQVEKIARLEARLARLEQERAAQGGNRDLAAAFDPR, encoded by the coding sequence ATGAAGAACTCAAGTTTGCGTTTCGTTGCTACCCTCATCGTCGTGTTGGCGGCGGCGATCTCAAGCCCCGCTGTCGTGCTGGCCCAGAGCAACACCAAATTGGGAAGCGGCGCCTTGGCGAGCGTCACCACGGGCACCAACAACACTGCGCTCGGATTCAACGCCCTCAATGCCGATACCACCGGCGGTGGCAATACCGCCTGTGGAGCGAGCGCCCTCAAGGGAAATGTTGGCGGCAACAACAACACGGCTACGGGCGAATCCGCGCTTAGCTCCAACACCTCCGGCGGCGCCAACACCGCCATCGGCCGCCGCGCGCTGGCGGCCAACACCACTGGAGGCGGCAATTCTGCCACCGGGCTCAACAGCCTTCGAACTAACACGACCGGTTCCGACAATACCGCGACCGGGCTGGACGCCTTGCAGTTCAACACCTCGGGTGCGAGCAACACCGGGACCGGATCCCAGGCGCTGAGATTCAATACTACCGGTATCTTCAATACCGCTGACGGAGCCTCGGCGCTGATATTAAACACGACGGGAGTCAGCAACACTGCGACCGGCGCGTTTGCGCTGTTTAACAACACCACGGGCGGCAACAATGCCGCTGACGGCGCGAGCGCGCTCCGAAGCAACACTACCGGTAACCTCAACACCGCCAGCGGAGACTCGGCGCTGACATCGAACACGATCGGCGTCAGCAACACCGCGGGCGGGTCGTCGGCGCTGTTCAATAACACCTCGGGCAACAACAACACGGCCACCGGCGCGAAGGCTCTCTTTAGCAACACCACCGCCGTGCAGAACACGGCCGACGGAGCGCAAGCTCTGCTTAAGAACACAACCGGCAGCTTCAACACGGCTGTGGGACTGCAGGCGCTGTTTAACAACACTACCGGCCAAACCAATGCCGCGCTCGGGTTCCAGGCGGGCTTCAACCTGACCACCGGTAAGAACAACATCCACATCGCGAGCTTGGGTCTTTCGACTGACACCGGGACTATACGAATCGGATTACAGGGCACGCAGACGCAGACTTTTATTGCGGGCATCGCGGGCACGGCGGTAACAGGCAGCGATGTTGTAGTTAATGGCAGCGGCAAGCTCGGAGTAGTGATCTCGTCTGCTCGCTACAAGCGCGACATTAACGATAAGGGAGACTCGACCGAAGGTCTGATGAAGCTGCATCCAGTGACATTCCGCTACAAGGACGATCCGCAAGCTATCAAGCAGTATGGGCTGGTGGCCGAGGAAGTCTATCGTGTCTATCCGGAACTGGTGGTCCACGATGACGATGGCAAGGTCCAGTCGGTGCGCTACTCGATGCTTACCTCGATGCTGCTGAACGAACTACAGAAAGAAACCAGGAAGAACAAGGAGCAAGCAGCGCAGATAGAACAACTGCGCCGGCAGGTTGAGAAGATCGCACGTCTCGAAGCGCGCCTGGCCAGGCTCGAACAAGAACGGGCGGCCCAAGGAGGAAATCGCGATCTGGCTGCGGCATTCGATCCCAGATAG